From Leptotrichia hongkongensis, one genomic window encodes:
- a CDS encoding autotransporter-associated N-terminal domain-containing protein, with the protein MTNNLRKISQDLRTFAKRTKDFKYTDSALIVFLMTGMIFTAINIFGASEESGIKNQVNQINSSINQIRTDFKKARKENNKLVKDTTLELIQLTEQGDHVVKSPWSSWQYGINYFNNNWNGTYKGRGDKKEKYPYEGILERSTDPYERSISPQSKNYSLLSTSSNPRSASSNNRQGLSGYGIASFRKVNEPIVAFEVSAGINPRVFTAPTVTPLSATQPNLPQAINFRPATPNIDVPTVAPIVIPTITPPTTGNGDNSWIYTKEGSLKNEKNTGYNPPSGYVGAIAQQDMDGGTLTVTGQGNRFDIDASGIKFTGRYNADHNASNSGAAVLDFNTSGGAGYLLSDGVYAAMKLVGGHEIKINSNIKYNGTGTSAYNRWLFHTDGHNDNGDSTWHLMSGGNINMNGDDLVMYTSQYHGSGNYNIGFLNEGTITTSSTGNRNYIWLPLSAGNWGGFRAMMFENKGTISLNGTGDVLSVFGSEGQATGGISFINSTGTLELNGESNKGIVVKSGLEYPSGEILLNTPMKVKGNNSVGVAFLGYIDLDGGANFHKSNANNVIIDLPASSRESILNVDLSDNTKSTALYFENGGTNAFTINDFNLTSTNGQKNNLVYVANGIVNLNGTTNGQMTITGGKSNIGIYTAASGDPLTNKGNITISNSDSSIGILASGSGTVTNTGKISATGASVKALVADNSTITSSGKVDVTGTALSDSDGAVGLVATNGGSLTQTGGGDITVDGSASIGALGQKGGTVDITGGTIKATGGAFNTYAQGGTVKLNGTTINTEQKSLAFYADNTGGTGKINFTGATTANIAGGTDANTRGTAFYYKGSGYSPFTASDIGTWASNTFGGTINNLTLNMASGSRLFIASDVSMNLSDTAGSGLTSSLGANIVGNDYKTFMLYLSKLALNQSIDLDNANDAYNQLEISNSSIDNNNSNTITGTQAGQTAIAQENLTTNRNAVTLNNDGSINLSGANSTGMYAKFGVLNNNATGTITLGDTSTGLYGVADSILTNTGTITMGSSSTGMYSEGSTTQGVTNAGTITSSGTTSVGVLFKPDATLAAGAVLGNTGNITLGDNSVGLYGDSTATNYTTSNSGNITVGQNGIGMFGYASKVSGGTITVGDKGVGVYSQGGNVDLTGGTIATGASEAVGVYTVGNGQTVTNSGTTFNLGNSSVAIANSGTGNTINSTVANVGLGDNNIYVYSNDAAGTVTNSTNLSATGSGNYGIYSAGTVTNSGNMDFGNGIGNVGVYSIGGGTATNTGTITIGGSNAATNAFGIGMAAGYQNSDTGNVINNGTINVNGDYSIGMYASGAGSTATNGGNIVLNANNTTGIYADNGATVTNTGSISTASGNYSNVVGVYLGKGSTLNNTGSINIDGANGVGVYLKGGTIANYGNITVNGSSNQADTVQEFTTPPTGKSVGGAAIDAPAGAQTATVTINGVQQTPVVVNTFATNPIDVSASSIGLYVNTSGKDFTNSINGLGNLTQEADLIIGTEATEMTNSKSILINDSRILDPYNNAIRTSGVANWNIYSGGLNWLATPTLNPNDGTMTSIYMVKIPYTAWAGKEETPINSSDTYNFLDGLEQRYGVENLGTRERALFGKLNSIGKNEAALFYQATDEMMGHQYGNVQQRINSTGNLLDKELNHLQRDWRNPSKQSNKIKVFGMR; encoded by the coding sequence ATGACAAATAATCTTAGAAAAATTTCGCAAGATTTACGTACATTTGCGAAAAGAACAAAAGATTTTAAATATACTGATTCTGCGTTAATAGTATTCTTAATGACAGGTATGATTTTTACTGCGATTAATATATTTGGGGCAAGTGAAGAATCAGGTATTAAAAATCAGGTTAATCAAATAAATTCTTCAATAAATCAAATACGTACAGATTTTAAAAAAGCTAGAAAAGAAAATAATAAATTAGTAAAAGATACAACATTAGAATTAATACAATTAACAGAACAAGGAGACCATGTAGTTAAATCGCCTTGGAGCAGCTGGCAATATGGTATAAATTATTTCAATAATAATTGGAATGGTACTTACAAAGGTAGAGGAGACAAAAAAGAAAAATATCCATATGAAGGAATACTTGAAAGAAGTACAGATCCTTATGAGAGATCTATATCACCTCAAAGTAAAAATTATTCATTACTTAGCACAAGCAGCAATCCTCGTTCAGCTTCATCAAACAATAGACAAGGATTGTCAGGTTACGGTATAGCAAGTTTTAGAAAAGTAAATGAACCAATTGTAGCGTTTGAAGTAAGTGCGGGAATTAACCCAAGAGTATTTACAGCTCCAACAGTTACTCCACTTTCAGCTACACAGCCTAACTTGCCACAGGCTATAAACTTTAGGCCAGCAACTCCGAATATAGACGTTCCTACTGTAGCTCCTATTGTAATACCAACGATAACTCCTCCAACTACTGGAAATGGAGATAATTCTTGGATTTATACAAAAGAAGGTTCTTTGAAAAATGAAAAAAATACTGGATATAATCCACCATCAGGGTATGTTGGGGCAATAGCTCAACAAGACATGGATGGAGGAACATTAACAGTAACTGGACAAGGTAATAGATTTGACATTGACGCCTCTGGTATAAAATTTACTGGTAGATATAATGCTGATCATAATGCTTCTAATTCGGGTGCAGCTGTATTAGATTTTAATACAAGTGGTGGGGCAGGATATCTACTTAGTGATGGAGTCTATGCAGCAATGAAACTTGTTGGGGGACATGAAATTAAAATAAACTCAAATATTAAATATAATGGGACAGGAACTTCAGCATACAATAGATGGTTGTTCCATACAGATGGACATAATGATAATGGAGATTCTACTTGGCATTTAATGTCTGGTGGTAATATAAATATGAATGGAGATGATCTGGTCATGTATACTTCACAGTATCATGGTTCAGGAAATTATAACATAGGGTTCTTAAATGAAGGTACGATAACGACATCATCAACAGGGAATAGAAATTACATTTGGCTTCCATTATCTGCAGGTAACTGGGGTGGATTTAGAGCAATGATGTTCGAGAATAAAGGTACGATTTCATTAAACGGAACAGGGGATGTTTTGTCTGTTTTTGGAAGTGAAGGTCAAGCTACAGGAGGAATTTCATTTATTAATAGTACAGGAACATTAGAATTAAATGGGGAAAGTAATAAGGGTATAGTAGTTAAAAGTGGTTTGGAGTATCCAAGTGGTGAAATACTATTAAATACTCCAATGAAAGTAAAAGGAAATAATTCTGTGGGTGTAGCTTTTTTAGGATATATAGATTTAGATGGTGGAGCTAATTTCCACAAAAGTAATGCAAATAACGTTATCATAGATTTACCAGCAAGTTCAAGAGAATCAATATTAAATGTAGATTTATCAGATAATACAAAATCTACAGCTTTATATTTTGAAAATGGTGGAACAAATGCGTTTACAATCAACGACTTTAACTTAACATCTACAAATGGTCAAAAGAATAATCTTGTATATGTAGCAAATGGTATTGTAAATCTTAATGGTACCACTAACGGACAAATGACAATTACAGGTGGAAAATCAAATATAGGAATATATACTGCTGCTTCTGGAGATCCGCTAACAAATAAAGGAAACATAACAATTTCAAATTCAGATAGTTCTATAGGAATTCTTGCTTCAGGTTCAGGAACAGTAACAAATACAGGAAAAATTTCTGCAACAGGAGCCTCAGTTAAAGCATTAGTAGCAGATAATTCAACAATTACAAGTAGTGGTAAAGTGGATGTAACTGGTACAGCTTTAAGTGATAGTGACGGTGCAGTTGGATTAGTTGCAACAAATGGAGGAAGTTTAACTCAAACTGGTGGTGGAGACATAACAGTTGATGGAAGTGCTTCAATTGGTGCATTAGGTCAAAAAGGAGGTACTGTTGATATTACTGGTGGTACTATAAAAGCTACAGGAGGTGCATTTAATACATATGCACAAGGTGGTACAGTAAAATTAAATGGTACAACAATTAATACAGAACAAAAATCATTGGCATTCTATGCAGATAATACAGGTGGAACAGGAAAAATTAATTTTACAGGTGCAACTACTGCAAATATAGCAGGCGGTACTGATGCTAATACAAGAGGTACTGCGTTCTATTATAAAGGTAGTGGATATTCTCCATTTACAGCATCTGATATAGGAACTTGGGCATCAAATACATTTGGTGGTACAATAAATAATTTAACACTTAATATGGCAAGCGGATCAAGATTGTTTATTGCTTCTGATGTATCTATGAACTTATCTGACACAGCTGGTAGTGGATTGACAAGTTCTTTAGGAGCAAACATAGTAGGAAATGACTATAAGACATTTATGCTATATCTAAGTAAATTAGCATTAAACCAATCAATTGATTTAGATAATGCAAATGACGCATACAATCAATTAGAAATTTCGAATTCATCAATTGATAACAATAACAGTAACACAATAACAGGAACTCAAGCAGGACAAACTGCAATTGCACAAGAAAACTTAACAACTAACAGAAATGCAGTTACATTAAACAATGATGGTTCAATCAACCTTAGCGGTGCAAACTCAACAGGTATGTATGCTAAATTTGGAGTTCTTAATAACAATGCAACAGGAACAATTACATTAGGAGATACATCAACAGGTCTATACGGAGTAGCAGACAGTATCCTAACAAATACAGGAACAATTACAATGGGAAGCAGTTCAACAGGTATGTACTCTGAAGGTTCAACAACTCAAGGTGTAACAAATGCAGGAACTATCACAAGTTCAGGAACAACTTCAGTAGGTGTGCTATTTAAACCAGATGCAACACTTGCGGCAGGGGCAGTTCTTGGAAATACTGGAAATATTACATTGGGAGATAACAGTGTAGGTCTATACGGAGATAGTACAGCTACAAATTATACTACATCTAACTCAGGAAATATAACAGTAGGTCAAAATGGTATTGGTATGTTTGGATATGCTTCTAAGGTATCAGGAGGAACAATTACAGTAGGAGATAAAGGTGTAGGTGTATATTCACAAGGTGGAAATGTAGACCTTACTGGAGGAACAATTGCTACAGGAGCTTCTGAAGCAGTAGGTGTGTATACAGTAGGAAATGGACAAACTGTAACAAACAGTGGAACAACATTTAACTTAGGAAATTCATCAGTTGCAATTGCAAATTCAGGTACTGGAAACACAATTAATTCAACAGTAGCAAATGTTGGATTAGGAGATAACAATATTTATGTTTATTCAAATGATGCTGCAGGAACAGTTACTAACTCTACTAACTTGTCAGCAACAGGTAGTGGAAACTATGGTATCTATTCAGCAGGAACTGTAACAAATTCTGGTAATATGGACTTTGGAAATGGTATCGGAAATGTAGGTGTCTATTCAATTGGTGGAGGCACAGCAACAAATACAGGTACAATCACAATTGGTGGTTCAAATGCAGCAACAAACGCATTTGGAATAGGTATGGCAGCAGGATACCAAAACAGTGACACTGGTAACGTTATAAATAACGGAACAATAAACGTAAATGGTGACTACAGTATCGGTATGTACGCAAGTGGAGCAGGAAGTACAGCAACAAATGGAGGAAATATAGTACTAAATGCAAATAATACAACAGGTATTTATGCTGATAACGGAGCGACTGTAACAAATACAGGTTCTATCTCAACAGCTTCAGGAAACTATTCAAATGTTGTTGGTGTGTACTTAGGAAAAGGATCAACACTTAATAATACAGGTTCTATTAATATAGATGGAGCAAACGGAGTTGGAGTATACTTAAAAGGAGGAACAATTGCTAACTACGGTAATATAACTGTAAATGGAAGCAGTAACCAAGCTGATACTGTGCAAGAATTCACTACACCTCCAACAGGTAAATCAGTAGGTGGAGCAGCAATAGACGCACCTGCAGGAGCTCAAACTGCGACAGTAACAATAAACGGAGTACAACAAACACCAGTTGTAGTAAATACATTTGCTACAAATCCAATTGATGTATCAGCATCAAGCATTGGTCTTTATGTAAATACATCAGGAAAAGACTTCACAAACTCAATTAATGGATTAGGAAACTTAACTCAAGAAGCTGATTTGATTATTGGTACAGAAGCAACAGAAATGACAAATAGCAAATCAATTTTAATAAACGATTCTAGAATCTTAGATCCATATAACAATGCAATTAGAACAAGTGGAGTTGCTAACTGGAATATTTATTCTGGAGGATTAAACTGGCTTGCAA